A stretch of Gemmatimonadota bacterium DNA encodes these proteins:
- a CDS encoding FtsX-like permease family protein yields the protein MVFHYLRIALRNMIRLPGYAGINILGLAIGITVCMLILLYIQNELSYDRYHEHADRIYRVVSDNSLVIGNSARTPPAVGPTLEKLFPEVEDYARMRGTINIWMMSYNDKGFYESNVYRVSKDFFDVFTFPLVRGNPRTALDDYAHSEQTVVISESMAIKLFGDEDPIDKRIRADDEEDLRVTGIMKDVPANTHFAVDYLVSENLNVNNTRERYATSWYSANFFTYVLLSEGTDPIALEDKIARWADSYEPLMALNERGQPLNLRLQPVTDIHLRSQLEQDMAGNSDISYIYMFSVVAFFVLLIACINFMNLATAQSIYRAREVAIRKAVGAQRGELMLQFMGESMLSAGLAFLLALGLLAAILPWFNTLVGKAYQINYLDNPEWLLWFMGITLFVGLLSGSYPALFVSRFHPVGIFTGELTGGTSGPTLRKCLVVGQFTLSILLIISTAMVYQQLDYMQSKRLGFEKDQVVVIPLIGGAERDFNAFKTQLSRSPHIQGVTRSVLMPGRMASSAIMPAFPTRLADQPEENTARIPALFVSADFEETLGIKLLAGRPFSSVLTVDSLIAVIVNRSAAERLGLATPEEIVGRRIHPGRFTGPPVRIIGVVEDFHMQSVHSTVGPMQLRLLKRGGGGQAAVRLQAQNIPGGIEAIEETWASVFPHYPLAYSFLYEDFDRLYLSERRAGNMLGVFSFLAIFIACLGLFGLAAFATRQRTKEVGIRKVMGASVARIAFMLSRDFLILVAIAVPVAWILAYWAMSNWLQNFAYRVDIGPGWFLIAAFLALAIALVTVSAKAVTAAMVNPVETLRSE from the coding sequence ATGGTATTTCATTATCTCAGAATCGCACTGCGTAACATGATCCGGCTGCCGGGTTACGCCGGCATCAACATCCTCGGACTGGCAATCGGCATCACTGTTTGCATGCTGATTCTGCTGTATATCCAGAATGAACTGAGTTACGACCGTTATCATGAGCACGCCGACAGGATCTACCGCGTGGTTAGTGACAACTCCTTGGTAATAGGCAACTCCGCACGCACGCCGCCCGCAGTGGGACCAACGCTCGAAAAACTTTTCCCGGAGGTAGAGGATTATGCCCGGATGCGGGGCACAATCAATATCTGGATGATGTCTTACAATGATAAAGGGTTTTACGAAAGTAACGTCTACAGGGTCAGTAAAGACTTCTTTGATGTCTTCACCTTTCCGCTTGTACGGGGCAATCCGCGAACCGCGCTGGACGACTATGCCCATTCGGAACAGACGGTTGTCATCAGTGAATCCATGGCGATCAAACTCTTCGGCGATGAGGATCCCATTGACAAGCGGATCCGCGCCGACGACGAGGAAGATCTCCGGGTGACCGGTATCATGAAGGATGTGCCTGCCAATACCCACTTCGCCGTCGACTATCTCGTATCTGAGAATCTCAACGTGAACAATACGCGCGAGCGTTACGCGACGAGTTGGTACAGCGCGAACTTCTTCACCTATGTCCTGCTGTCGGAAGGAACAGATCCCATTGCCTTGGAAGACAAAATAGCCCGGTGGGCAGACTCCTATGAACCGTTGATGGCGCTCAATGAGCGAGGTCAGCCGCTGAATCTCCGGCTGCAGCCTGTGACCGACATCCACCTGCGGTCGCAACTGGAACAGGATATGGCCGGCAACAGCGATATCAGTTATATCTACATGTTCTCGGTTGTCGCGTTTTTTGTCTTACTGATCGCCTGTATCAACTTCATGAATCTGGCTACGGCTCAATCCATATACCGGGCCAGAGAAGTGGCCATTCGGAAAGCGGTCGGCGCGCAGCGGGGCGAGTTGATGTTACAGTTTATGGGCGAGTCCATGTTGTCGGCCGGATTGGCCTTTTTGTTGGCCTTGGGTCTCTTGGCAGCCATCCTTCCCTGGTTCAACACACTGGTTGGAAAAGCCTATCAGATCAACTACCTGGACAACCCGGAATGGTTGCTCTGGTTTATGGGCATTACATTGTTTGTGGGGCTGTTGTCCGGCAGCTATCCCGCCCTGTTTGTCTCGAGATTTCATCCGGTGGGGATTTTTACGGGCGAATTGACGGGCGGAACCTCGGGTCCCACGCTGCGCAAGTGCCTTGTGGTAGGTCAGTTCACGTTGTCGATTCTGCTGATCATCAGTACCGCTATGGTGTATCAACAACTGGATTACATGCAAAGCAAACGGCTGGGATTCGAGAAGGACCAGGTCGTGGTGATACCACTGATCGGAGGTGCGGAGCGGGATTTCAATGCCTTCAAGACACAGCTTTCCCGGAGTCCGCATATACAGGGGGTTACCCGGTCCGTACTGATGCCGGGACGCATGGCCAGCTCTGCCATAATGCCTGCCTTTCCGACGCGTCTGGCGGATCAGCCTGAAGAGAACACAGCCAGGATTCCCGCCTTGTTTGTATCTGCCGATTTCGAAGAAACCCTCGGCATCAAGTTGCTTGCCGGTCGCCCGTTCTCCAGTGTGCTGACCGTTGATTCGCTCATCGCGGTCATCGTGAATCGGTCCGCGGCTGAACGGCTGGGCCTTGCCACACCGGAAGAAATCGTTGGACGTCGTATACACCCTGGACGATTTACGGGCCCTCCTGTCAGAATCATTGGCGTGGTTGAGGATTTCCATATGCAGAGCGTTCACAGTACAGTGGGCCCCATGCAGTTGAGGTTACTAAAACGCGGTGGCGGCGGCCAGGCGGCGGTAAGGTTGCAGGCGCAGAATATCCCGGGCGGGATTGAAGCGATTGAAGAAACTTGGGCCTCAGTTTTCCCCCACTACCCCCTTGCGTATTCATTTCTGTATGAAGACTTCGACCGGCTTTACCTTTCGGAGCGACGCGCGGGAAATATGCTCGGCGTCTTCAGCTTTCTGGCCATCTTCATCGCGTGTCTGGGCTTGTTCGGCCTGGCTGCATTCGCCACCCGGCAACGAACGAAAGAGGTTGGGATCCGTAAGGTTATGGGCGCTTCGGTGGCGCGAATCGCCTTTATGCTCTCCAGGGATTTCCTGATATTGGTGGCGATTGCCGTGCCGGTCGCCTGGATCCTGGCCTACTGGGCCATGAGCAACTGGCTGCAGAACTTCGCGTACCGGGTCGATATCGGTCCCGGATGGTTCCTGATCGCCGCATTCCTGGCACTGGCCATCGCCCTGGTTACGGTCAGCGCAAAAGCAGTCACCGCCGCGATGGTGAATCCTGTGGAGACCCTTCGATCTGAATAG
- a CDS encoding tetratricopeptide repeat protein: protein MSDLPDFDKLWDYNDPAKTEKAFRGLLPIAERAGDHDYHAQLLSQIARTHSLRRQFDEAHRILNDAKTLIVNIDNPSNGVTQTARIRLLLERGRIFNSAGDTDSARPLFKEAWELARKAGEDNHAVDAAHMLGICEPADASLMWNNKAMEAAEASDGPRARGWLGALYNNTGWTYHDAGEYEKALELFEKGLAWCTERDNPQATRIAKWTVGRAKRSLGRTEEALAIHQCLLEEHEAAGTSDGYVFEEIAECLFALGRPDEARPHFGRAYQELSKDGWLVENEPERMDRLKRLGSEQ, encoded by the coding sequence TTGAGCGACCTCCCCGACTTCGACAAACTCTGGGACTACAACGATCCGGCGAAAACCGAGAAGGCCTTCCGAGGTCTGCTACCCATCGCCGAGAGAGCCGGTGACCACGACTACCACGCCCAACTTCTCTCGCAGATCGCGCGGACCCACAGCCTTCGACGGCAGTTCGACGAAGCCCACCGCATCCTCAATGACGCTAAAACATTGATTGTCAATATTGACAACCCTTCTAACGGTGTAACACAGACCGCCCGAATCCGCCTTCTCCTCGAACGCGGCCGCATCTTCAACTCGGCCGGCGACACAGATTCCGCACGACCACTCTTCAAGGAGGCCTGGGAACTGGCGAGAAAGGCCGGCGAGGACAATCACGCCGTGGACGCAGCCCACATGCTGGGGATCTGCGAGCCGGCAGATGCATCCCTTATGTGGAATAACAAGGCGATGGAGGCCGCGGAAGCATCTGACGGTCCGCGTGCAAGGGGCTGGCTCGGCGCCCTCTACAACAACACCGGGTGGACGTACCACGACGCGGGCGAGTACGAAAAGGCACTGGAACTCTTCGAAAAGGGGCTTGCCTGGTGTACCGAGCGGGACAATCCTCAAGCGACGCGGATCGCAAAATGGACCGTGGGGCGTGCGAAGCGCTCACTCGGGCGTACCGAAGAAGCGCTGGCCATACACCAGTGTCTGCTCGAGGAACACGAAGCGGCCGGCACGTCGGACGGCTACGTCTTCGAGGAAATCGCCGAGTGCCTGTTTGCGCTGGGGCGGCCGGATGAAGCACGGCCCCATTTCGGCCGCGCCTATCAGGAACTGTCGAAAGACGGTTGGCTGGTGGAAAACGAACCCGAACGGATGGACCGACTCAAACGGTTGGGTTCGGAACAGTAA
- a CDS encoding FtsX-like permease family protein: MLRNYLSVALRNLRRHPAYSLINISGLAIGMATCILILLYIQDEFGYDRYHPHADRVYRIVDDIESGGQTVQTAGTPTAWGPALKRDFPEIELLVRMRGTGSAWLVDLGNTIYYERKVIWAEPELFEMFSMPLVLGDPGTALDEPYSMVISEDLAFKYFGTEDPVGKVVNLDNRWDFMVTGVMKNIPTNSHMRPDMFVSYTTMNVIGSWDLGDWEFHRNLYTYIRLRENVSPSDFEAKLPAFLERHAGDQYRESGISLRPSLQPLVDIHLYSNRESEHEPNGDIRYVALFLIITFLILIIACINFINLATARSKMRAREVGVRKVMGANRLQLIRQFLGESVLMAVLAAIVAVILVKLALPGVNEIAGKQLALPLTDWIVLAALALGTAVIGLAAGSYPAAYLSGFLPAVVMKGNPETGKKGLGMRQVLVVIQFSMSIFLLVSTAVIHDQLEFIQTKRLGFDKEHVMVVPITGSHQVPNTPVLKQRLSGMPGVVGVATTTGVPGMRVLPIMEVRPDGMPPEDHLMMATLHVDENFLDVMDIDVVAGRNFSPDWGTDTTGGVLLNETAVRNLGWGAPIDALGRQFERLSFEGVVPGRVIGVVRDFHLRTIHEEIEPAAIMTSTYHIFVLIRIAPDNIPETIGRIEEVWRDVDPRFPLDYTFLDEDFDALYRTDHQLGEIFAVFAFLAIFVACLGLLGLASFSIQQRTREIGIRKVVGSSVSGIVVLLSKDFMKYVILANLIAWPLAYFVMVNWRQNYAYAAALDFTWFLAAGFVALVIAWLTIGVHAVKASRRNPVNALRQG; this comes from the coding sequence GTGCTCCGCAATTACCTCAGCGTGGCCCTGCGCAACCTCCGCAGGCATCCCGCCTACTCGCTCATCAACATCTCTGGGCTCGCCATCGGCATGGCCACCTGCATCCTGATCCTCCTGTACATCCAGGATGAATTCGGCTACGACCGGTATCATCCTCACGCCGATCGCGTATACCGGATCGTCGACGATATCGAGAGCGGGGGCCAGACCGTTCAGACGGCCGGTACGCCTACCGCCTGGGGACCCGCCCTGAAGCGAGACTTCCCGGAGATCGAACTCCTCGTCCGCATGCGCGGCACCGGATCCGCGTGGCTGGTCGACCTCGGAAACACCATCTACTACGAACGCAAGGTCATCTGGGCGGAACCCGAGCTGTTTGAAATGTTCAGCATGCCACTGGTCCTGGGCGACCCGGGTACCGCGCTGGATGAGCCGTACTCAATGGTGATTTCGGAAGATCTGGCGTTCAAGTACTTCGGCACCGAAGATCCCGTGGGGAAAGTCGTCAATCTCGACAATCGCTGGGACTTCATGGTGACGGGCGTCATGAAGAACATCCCGACCAACTCCCATATGCGGCCGGACATGTTCGTATCCTACACCACGATGAACGTGATCGGGTCCTGGGACCTGGGCGACTGGGAGTTTCACCGGAACCTGTATACCTACATCCGGCTACGTGAGAACGTATCACCGAGTGATTTCGAAGCGAAGCTGCCGGCCTTCCTGGAGCGTCACGCGGGCGACCAGTACCGGGAATCCGGCATCAGCCTGCGGCCCTCGCTTCAGCCCCTCGTGGACATCCACCTCTATTCTAACAGGGAGAGTGAACACGAACCCAACGGCGATATCCGGTACGTGGCCCTCTTCCTGATCATCACTTTCCTGATCCTGATCATCGCATGCATCAATTTCATCAACCTGGCCACGGCACGTTCCAAGATGCGTGCCAGGGAGGTGGGCGTGAGAAAGGTGATGGGCGCCAATCGGTTGCAGTTAATCAGGCAGTTCCTGGGAGAATCGGTCCTTATGGCGGTTCTCGCCGCGATCGTGGCGGTCATACTGGTTAAACTCGCCCTGCCGGGCGTAAACGAGATCGCCGGGAAGCAGCTCGCGCTGCCGCTTACCGACTGGATCGTGCTGGCCGCGCTGGCCCTGGGTACGGCAGTGATCGGACTGGCCGCGGGCAGCTATCCGGCGGCGTACCTTTCTGGATTCCTTCCCGCCGTGGTCATGAAAGGCAACCCGGAAACGGGAAAGAAAGGCCTTGGGATGCGGCAGGTACTGGTGGTGATACAGTTCTCCATGTCCATCTTCCTGCTGGTCAGCACGGCCGTCATCCATGATCAACTCGAATTCATCCAGACCAAGCGGCTGGGTTTCGACAAAGAGCACGTCATGGTCGTCCCCATCACTGGCTCCCACCAGGTACCCAATACCCCCGTGCTGAAGCAGCGCCTGTCCGGAATGCCGGGTGTAGTCGGTGTCGCTACGACTACCGGCGTACCGGGCATGAGGGTGTTGCCGATCATGGAGGTCCGGCCCGATGGAATGCCGCCCGAGGACCACCTGATGATGGCCACGTTGCACGTGGACGAGAACTTCCTGGATGTCATGGATATCGATGTGGTTGCCGGCCGGAACTTTTCGCCTGACTGGGGCACGGATACGACCGGTGGAGTCCTGCTGAACGAGACGGCCGTCCGGAATCTGGGATGGGGAGCGCCCATTGACGCGCTCGGCAGGCAGTTCGAGCGGCTGTCCTTTGAAGGGGTGGTTCCAGGGCGCGTAATTGGTGTGGTTCGAGATTTCCACTTGCGGACGATACACGAAGAGATCGAGCCCGCGGCGATCATGACCAGCACCTATCACATCTTCGTCTTAATCAGGATCGCGCCTGATAATATCCCCGAAACCATCGGGCGCATCGAGGAAGTGTGGAGAGACGTGGATCCCCGGTTTCCGCTCGACTATACGTTCCTGGACGAGGATTTCGACGCACTGTACCGGACCGACCACCAGCTCGGCGAGATCTTCGCCGTCTTCGCGTTTCTCGCGATCTTCGTGGCCTGCCTGGGTCTCCTGGGTCTCGCCTCGTTCTCGATCCAGCAACGCACCCGTGAGATCGGGATTCGCAAAGTCGTCGGGTCATCGGTATCGGGCATCGTGGTTCTCCTGTCGAAGGATTTCATGAAGTACGTGATCCTGGCGAACCTGATCGCCTGGCCGCTGGCCTACTTCGTCATGGTCAACTGGCGGCAGAACTACGCCTACGCTGCGGCCCTGGATTTCACCTGGTTCCTGGCCGCGGGTTTCGTGGCCCTCGTCATCGCCTGGCTGACGATCGGAGTCCACGCGGTCAAGGCGTCGCGCAGGAACCCGGTCAACGCGCTGAGGCAGGGGTGA
- a CDS encoding phytanoyl-CoA dioxygenase family protein, producing MLTAAQKSEFDEHGWVRVPRLIPETDVHSVLDRVWDDLEQRCGIPRDDPETWPEARPKGFNRLMRSGAFEPTCGSAVQEAIDEFLEPGHWEKPSPWGALLLTFPVAGPWFLPNHSWHMDLQKAVDAESEQNPGVQVFAILEPLAAQGGATIALAGSHRLVRHLARQPELIGEGRSKHITNAVKRAAPSLRDLWSRDLDGDRDSGVNREDRYLVNPVDVSGIPVQAVEFTGDPGDVIFMHPWIIHTASSNRGDRPRIVITERVRRLDGRDGQNGPAGQGK from the coding sequence ATGTTGACCGCTGCGCAGAAATCCGAATTCGATGAGCACGGCTGGGTTCGCGTACCGCGCCTCATTCCGGAAACGGACGTCCATTCCGTGCTCGACCGCGTCTGGGACGACCTGGAGCAACGGTGCGGGATTCCGCGCGATGACCCGGAGACCTGGCCGGAAGCAAGACCCAAGGGTTTCAACAGGCTGATGCGTTCCGGTGCCTTCGAACCAACCTGCGGCTCGGCCGTTCAAGAAGCTATAGACGAATTCCTCGAACCCGGCCACTGGGAGAAACCAAGCCCGTGGGGAGCGCTTCTGCTTACCTTCCCCGTTGCGGGCCCGTGGTTTCTGCCCAACCATTCATGGCACATGGACCTGCAGAAGGCCGTAGACGCTGAGTCAGAGCAAAACCCCGGCGTACAAGTTTTCGCCATACTGGAACCACTGGCCGCCCAGGGCGGCGCGACGATCGCCCTCGCCGGTTCTCATCGGCTTGTCCGGCACCTTGCCCGGCAGCCGGAGCTGATTGGCGAGGGCCGGTCCAAACACATCACCAATGCGGTCAAGCGGGCTGCACCGAGTCTGCGGGATCTTTGGTCCCGCGACCTGGACGGAGACCGCGATTCGGGTGTAAACCGCGAAGACCGATACCTTGTGAATCCCGTCGACGTCTCCGGCATTCCCGTGCAGGCCGTCGAATTCACCGGCGATCCCGGTGACGTGATCTTCATGCATCCCTGGATCATCCATACCGCATCTTCCAACCGCGGCGACAGGCCGAGAATCGTTATTACGGAGCGGGTCCGCAGACTGGACGGACGGGACGGGCAAAACGGACCGGCCGGCCAGGGCAAATAG
- a CDS encoding class I SAM-dependent methyltransferase, with amino-acid sequence MDWVLDFYSRQHAALAHEGAEDSAAYCARKMSVINRLIPNTGTTLLELGAGNGMNAIACANLGFSVTALELIPECCERIKEHLSSIGTNRGSLRVIQGDFFRVDLIDRFDLVTYWDGFGTGTDEDQIRLLNRISNWMKPNGRVLIEVYSPLYASKSTGRKVQFKTCARIYDFDAQNARWLDTWTYDDGTSLTQSLRTYLPPDLRLLLRTTDLDIEHIETRDAWDWETESLAKTAPLESAISYVVCLKKATHSSN; translated from the coding sequence TTGGATTGGGTACTTGATTTCTATTCCAGGCAACACGCCGCTCTTGCGCATGAAGGGGCGGAAGACAGTGCGGCGTACTGTGCACGAAAAATGTCTGTCATAAACCGGTTAATTCCAAACACCGGCACCACGCTGCTTGAATTGGGAGCGGGCAATGGAATGAATGCCATTGCATGCGCGAATCTGGGTTTCTCGGTGACCGCTTTGGAACTGATCCCGGAATGCTGTGAAAGAATCAAAGAACACCTTTCCTCTATCGGTACGAACCGTGGATCCTTACGCGTAATTCAAGGAGATTTCTTTAGAGTCGATCTCATTGATCGGTTCGATTTAGTTACTTACTGGGATGGATTCGGGACCGGAACGGACGAAGACCAGATCAGATTGTTGAATCGAATCTCGAACTGGATGAAACCAAATGGCAGGGTTCTAATCGAAGTCTATTCACCTTTGTATGCTTCCAAGTCAACAGGTAGGAAAGTACAATTCAAAACCTGTGCCCGCATCTATGACTTTGATGCACAAAACGCTCGATGGTTGGATACCTGGACCTACGATGACGGAACCTCTTTAACCCAATCGCTCAGGACTTACCTGCCGCCCGATCTGCGGTTGCTGCTACGAACAACTGATTTGGATATCGAACACATCGAGACCCGCGACGCTTGGGATTGGGAAACTGAGTCCCTGGCAAAGACAGCACCTCTCGAGTCGGCCATCAGCTACGTAGTTTGCCTCAAAAAGGCCACCCACTCCAGCAACTGA
- a CDS encoding alpha/beta fold hydrolase, giving the protein MHAVREHYQIGRWIMIGHSFGADLVLAYSMRHPEHVLGQEDKLKDILRGFVKKFARST; this is encoded by the coding sequence TTGCACGCTGTTCGCGAACACTACCAGATAGGTCGCTGGATTATGATTGGTCATTCATTTGGAGCCGATTTAGTACTGGCCTATTCGATGCGACATCCCGAGCACGTGCTTGGGCAAGAGGACAAGCTCAAGGATATCTTAAGGGGATTCGTAAAGAAATTTGCCCGCAGCACATAA
- a CDS encoding ankyrin repeat domain-containing protein, whose translation MNDTEYLLEKMTRAFEMREGRKLTSLENLFLRATAHDATDLSHASCDVPRMKALLKESPSLLETVGSVALSMAASYHGTLEAVRFLLDRGINRFYDCETGLDRKHQHEPVTKAFYHGNFNTLRTVFEAGVTDASVISTSHVGWPANTSLLFWAVGRPVEYTEFALEYGADPEVPFSGNGERGNTPLQEAAARRGTERWNSMVADTVRALLEHGAFYDIFSACGLNDLERVRELVGEDATALMQRGEAKMTPLHWAARAGSAGCVKWLLRNGAEVDAETVTKRTPLHLAAERGQTEPIRLLAEHGASLNAQDKKGRTPLHRAAYEGRLEAAEVLIELGADTKLETKTGKTPLQVARLDCRQLNA comes from the coding sequence ATGAACGACACTGAATACCTGTTGGAAAAGATGACGCGGGCTTTCGAAATGAGAGAGGGCAGGAAGTTGACCTCGCTCGAAAATCTATTCCTGAGAGCCACGGCGCACGACGCCACGGACCTGAGCCATGCCAGTTGCGACGTCCCCCGAATGAAAGCCCTGCTCAAGGAAAGCCCCTCGCTTCTCGAAACGGTTGGTTCGGTCGCGCTCTCGATGGCGGCCTCCTACCACGGCACGCTCGAGGCGGTCCGCTTCCTGCTGGATCGCGGGATTAACCGATTCTACGACTGCGAGACCGGACTTGACAGAAAACACCAGCACGAGCCGGTAACCAAGGCGTTCTACCACGGAAACTTTAACACCTTGCGCACGGTATTCGAGGCCGGTGTCACCGACGCCTCCGTCATCAGCACGTCTCACGTGGGATGGCCGGCGAACACCTCGCTGCTGTTCTGGGCGGTCGGCAGACCTGTCGAGTACACCGAGTTTGCGCTCGAGTACGGCGCCGACCCGGAAGTGCCGTTCTCCGGGAACGGGGAGCGAGGAAACACGCCCTTGCAGGAGGCGGCGGCACGCCGCGGGACCGAGCGCTGGAACTCGATGGTGGCGGACACAGTCCGTGCTCTCCTCGAGCATGGGGCGTTCTACGATATCTTCTCGGCATGCGGGTTGAACGACCTCGAGCGTGTGCGCGAACTGGTTGGGGAGGATGCCACGGCGTTAATGCAGAGAGGGGAGGCGAAGATGACGCCCCTGCACTGGGCGGCACGCGCGGGTTCAGCCGGGTGTGTGAAATGGTTGCTGAGGAACGGAGCCGAGGTCGACGCCGAGACCGTCACGAAACGAACTCCCCTTCACCTGGCCGCTGAGAGGGGTCAGACCGAGCCGATCCGCCTGCTTGCGGAGCACGGAGCCAGCTTGAATGCACAGGATAAAAAGGGCCGCACTCCCCTCCACCGCGCTGCCTACGAAGGCCGGCTGGAAGCGGCGGAAGTGCTCATCGAGCTGGGTGCGGACACGAAGCTGGAAACAAAAACAGGGAAAACGCCGCTGCAGGTGGCACGGCTGGACTGCAGGCAACTGAATGCATGA